The following are encoded together in the Panicum virgatum strain AP13 chromosome 6K, P.virgatum_v5, whole genome shotgun sequence genome:
- the LOC120639281 gene encoding regulatory-associated protein of TOR 1-like translates to MFDLLTKKTDEKDQKAKEKQRERGEIDIDNSDDSCGEEDLDNCNAVLLHKPTKGSSSSKSVAGGGTMEKYYKPPSIEESVMIMQKGTWLLLASLFQSASQVRSGHFAAGFADGSIRIFDVRTPDRIVYMARPHAPRTEKVVGIGFQPGFDPYKIVSASQAGDIQFLDVRRAAEPCLTIEAHRGSLTALAIHRHAPVVASGSAKQMIKVFSLEGEQLTIIRYQPSYLGQRIGSVNCLSFHPYKSLLAAGAGDNALVSIYAEENYK, encoded by the exons ATGTTTGATTTGCTTACAAAGAAGACAGATGAAAAGGATCAGAAAGCCAAGGAAAAGCAAAGGGAAAGAGGTGAAATTGACATAGATAACTCAGATGACAGCTGTGGTGAAGAAGATTTGGATAATTGTAATGCAGTTCTTCTACATAAACCCACAAAAGGATCTAGTTCCTCTAAATCTGTGGCAGGTGGTGGCACTATGGAGAAATACTACAAGCCTCCTTCTATAGAAGAGTCAGTTATGATAATGCAGAAAGGAA CATGGCTTCTGCTTGCTTCTTTGTTTCAGTCTGCATCTCAGGTCCGCTCTGGACATTTTGCTGCTGGTTTCGCTGATGGTTCTATTAGGATATTTGATGTTCGCACACCTGATAG GATTGTCTATATGGCCAGGCCGCATGCCCCAAGAACAGAAAAGGTTGTTGGCATAGGCTTTCAGCCTGGTTTTGATCCATATAAG ATTGTAAGTGCATCCCAAGCTGGGGACATTCAATTTCTTGATGTAAGAAGGGCAGCAGAACCATGCCTGACTATCGAGGCGCACAGGGGTTCACTTACAGCATTAGCTATTCATCGGCATGCCCCTGTTGTCGCGAGTGGTTCAGCCAAGCAGATGATTAAAGTGTTCAGTCTTGAAGGAGAACAGTTGACTATAATTCGCTACCAGCCATCGTATTTGGGCCAAAGAATTGGCAGTGTGAATTGCCTTTCTTTCCACCCATATAAATCACTCTTGGCCGCTGGTGCTGGTGATAATGCTCTTGTCTCTATCTACGCCGAGGAAAATTACAAGTAA